The following coding sequences are from one Streptomyces sp. NBC_01232 window:
- the mmpB gene encoding morphogenic membrane protein MmpB: MLWSDPKNEPPKDMRDAQAMIRRLTVVLALAMLVVVYVLGVGHF; encoded by the coding sequence ATGCTCTGGTCCGACCCGAAGAACGAGCCGCCCAAGGACATGCGCGATGCGCAGGCGATGATCCGGCGGCTGACCGTGGTGCTCGCCCTCGCCATGCTCGTGGTGGTGTACGTCCTGGGCGTGGGCCACTTCTAG
- a CDS encoding Maf family protein codes for MTATPEPATGRKLVLASASPARLNLLRQAGLAPHVIVSGFDEDTLNHDEPAALALALAEAKAAVVAGLDEAAGALVIGCDSVLELDGEALGKPADADEATARWKSMRGRSGVLRTGHCVIDTADGRQVSATASTTVRFGEPTDAEVAAYVASGEPLHVAGAFTLDGLSAPFIDGIDGDHGNVIGLSLPLLRSLLGELDLSITDLWA; via the coding sequence ATGACTGCCACACCTGAGCCCGCGACCGGGCGCAAGCTCGTCCTCGCCTCCGCCTCCCCCGCCCGGCTGAACCTGCTGCGGCAGGCCGGGCTCGCCCCGCACGTGATCGTCAGCGGCTTCGACGAGGACACGCTGAACCACGACGAACCGGCCGCCCTGGCGCTGGCGCTGGCGGAGGCGAAGGCGGCCGTCGTCGCGGGCCTGGACGAGGCCGCGGGCGCCCTGGTGATCGGCTGCGACTCGGTGCTGGAACTGGACGGCGAGGCGCTGGGCAAGCCGGCGGACGCCGACGAGGCCACCGCCCGCTGGAAGTCGATGCGCGGCCGGTCCGGCGTCCTGCGCACCGGGCACTGCGTGATCGACACGGCGGACGGCCGTCAGGTTTCGGCCACGGCGTCCACGACGGTCCGGTTCGGCGAGCCGACGGACGCGGAGGTGGCGGCGTACGTGGCGAGCGGGGAGCCGCTGCACGTGGCGGGGGCGTTCACCCTGGACGGGCTGTCGGCGCCGTTCATCGACGGGATCGACGGGGACCACGGCAACGTGATCGGCCTGTCGCTGCCGCTGCTGCGTTCCCTGCTCGGCGAACTGGACCTGTCCATCACGGACTTGTGGGCTTGA
- a CDS encoding acyl-CoA carboxylase epsilon subunit: protein MVIKVVKGNPTPEELAAALAVVQARAAMLAMATPDAPPVTDAWSAPARVARRRVPHPGPRAWGRTYWPA, encoded by the coding sequence GTGGTGATCAAGGTCGTCAAGGGCAACCCGACCCCGGAGGAGCTGGCCGCCGCACTGGCAGTGGTCCAGGCGCGGGCGGCGATGCTGGCCATGGCAACGCCGGACGCCCCGCCGGTCACGGACGCATGGTCGGCGCCGGCCCGGGTGGCACGGCGGCGGGTGCCGCATCCGGGGCCGCGGGCCTGGGGCCGTACGTACTGGCCCGCGTAG